In Campylobacter concisus, a single window of DNA contains:
- a CDS encoding aminotransferase class V-fold PLP-dependent enzyme, whose translation MLNIDEVRKNIILKEGLYYFDYTASGLAYKPIEDEILKFLKTYANTHSDSSSSAVLTQKCYENARAELKSLLGLDDSFYLIATGQGATAAIKKFQEIVGIYISPATRALIGEANLRNLNLPLAIIGPYEHHSVEVSLREGLCDIKRIELTENNKIDYAMLENTLKQNAKRKIIASFSAASNVTGVKTDYKKIYSLIKKYDGILALDVATLSAYENVDCKYFDALFLSPHKLLGGVGSCGLLAIKKELCKNLPTFAAGGTVKYVSRTSHIFTNEVENLEEGGTPPIMQLMRANLAYKLRNEIGLNKIKETECELGALFCEELKNIDEVINYCPKNVDRLPIFAFNIQDVSPYDFAASLSNDFGIQTRAGCDCAGPYGHDLLHLKDNAVFDVKPGWVRVSIHYTHTKEDIKYLANAIKSCIKKHKETWGEEKAMYSMFGDKF comes from the coding sequence TTGCTAAATATCGATGAAGTAAGAAAAAATATCATTTTAAAAGAGGGTCTTTACTATTTTGACTACACGGCTTCAGGTCTTGCTTATAAGCCCATTGAAGATGAAATTTTAAAATTTTTAAAAACCTACGCAAACACTCACTCAGATAGTAGTTCAAGCGCAGTGCTAACGCAAAAATGCTATGAAAATGCAAGGGCTGAGCTAAAAAGCTTATTAGGCCTTGATGATAGTTTTTATCTTATCGCGACTGGTCAAGGAGCAACGGCTGCGATAAAGAAATTTCAGGAGATAGTGGGAATTTATATCTCACCAGCTACAAGAGCCTTGATCGGTGAAGCAAATTTAAGAAATTTAAACTTGCCATTAGCGATCATTGGACCTTATGAGCATCACTCTGTTGAAGTTAGTTTAAGAGAAGGGCTTTGTGATATAAAACGTATAGAGCTTACTGAAAATAATAAGATAGATTATGCGATGCTTGAGAATACATTAAAGCAAAATGCAAAAAGAAAGATAATAGCTAGCTTTAGCGCTGCCTCAAATGTCACTGGCGTTAAAACTGATTATAAAAAAATTTACTCGCTGATTAAAAAATATGATGGCATTTTAGCACTTGATGTGGCTACTCTTAGTGCTTATGAAAATGTTGATTGTAAATATTTTGACGCACTGTTTCTCTCTCCTCACAAGCTGCTTGGTGGAGTTGGGAGTTGTGGGCTTTTGGCTATTAAAAAAGAGCTTTGTAAAAATTTGCCTACATTTGCAGCAGGAGGCACAGTCAAGTACGTAAGCAGGACATCGCATATTTTTACTAATGAAGTTGAAAATTTAGAAGAGGGAGGCACGCCACCGATAATGCAACTAATGCGTGCAAATTTAGCCTATAAATTAAGAAATGAGATCGGACTTAATAAGATAAAAGAGACTGAATGCGAGCTAGGTGCTCTCTTTTGCGAAGAGCTAAAAAATATAGATGAAGTGATAAATTATTGTCCAAAAAATGTAGATAGATTGCCTATTTTTGCTTTTAATATACAAGATGTCTCGCCTTATGATTTTGCGGCTAGCTTAAGCAATGACTTTGGCATCCAAACACGTGCAGGCTGTGACTGTGCTGGCCCATACGGACATGATCTGCTTCATTTAAAAGACAATGCCGTTTTTGATGTAAAACCTGGCTGGGTACGAGTTAGTATCCATTATACTCACACTAAAGAAGATATCAAATACCTTGCAAATGCCATAAAGTCTTGCATCAAAAAACACAAAGAGACATGGGGTGAAGAAAAAGCAATGTATTCGATGTTTGGAGATAAATTTTAA